A single region of the Lotus japonicus ecotype B-129 chromosome 4, LjGifu_v1.2 genome encodes:
- the LOC130713648 gene encoding sucrose nonfermenting 4-like protein translates to MFSPSMESARDAGGVPGTLLIPMRFVWPYGGRTVYLTGSFARWSELLQMSPVEGCPTVFQVIHSMAPGYHQYKFFVDGEWRHDEHQPYISGEYGIVNTVLLATDPNFVPVLNPNLVSGSSMDVDNEAFRRVVRLTDGALSEVMPRISDVDVQTSRQRISVFLSTRTAYELLPESGKVVTLDIDLPVKQAFHILHEQGIPMAPLWDFCKGQFVGVLSAMDFILILRELGNHGSNLTEEELETHTISAWKEGKWTAFSRRFIHAGPYDNLNDVAVKILQNEISTVPIIHSSSEDGSFPQLLHLASLSGILKCICRYFRHCSSSLPILQLPICAIPVGTWVPKIGESNRRPLAMLRPSASLTSALNLLVQAQVSSIPIVDDSDSLLDIYCRSDITALAKDRAYTHINLDEMTVHQALQLGQDSYNPYELRSQRCQMCLRTDPLHKVMERLANPGVRRLVIVEAGSKRVEGIISLSDIFKFFLG, encoded by the exons ATGTTTAGTCCGAGCATGGAATCTGCGAGGGATGCCGGTGGTGTTCCGGGGACGTTGCTAATCCCAATGCGGTTTGTGTGGCCGTATGGGGGAAGAACTGTGTATCTCACTGGTTCTTTCGCGCG GTGGTCTGAGCTTCTACAAATGTCGCCAGTTGAAGGCTGCCCAACTGTATTTCAAGTTATCCATAGCATGGCCCCTGGTTATCACCAG TACAAGTTTTTCGTTGATGGAGAATGGCGGCATGACGAGCATCAACCTTATATATCTGGAGAATATGGGATAGTTAACACTGTCTTATTGGCTACCGATCCTAATTTTGTACCTGTTTTAAATCCAAACTTAGTGTCTGGATCTAGCATGGATGTGGATAATGAGGCTTTTCGACGTGTG GTACGATTGACAGATGGTGCATTGAGTGAGGTGATGCCGAGAATATCAGATGTTGATGTACAGACATCACGTCAGCGTATTTCTGTATTTCTGTCTACACGCACAGCTTATGAATTACTTCCTGAGTCAGGCAAG GTTGTTACCTTGGATATTGATCTGCCAGTGAAACAGGCATTTCACATACTGCATGAGCAG GGAATTCCCATGGCTCCTCTTTGGGACTTCTGCAAGGGGCAGTTTGTTGGAGTTCTAAGTGCTatggattttattttaattttaagagaG CTAGGAAATCACGGGTCCAATCTCACGGAAGAGGAGCTTGAAACACACACCATATCAGCTTGGaaagaagggaaatggacagcaTTTTCCAGACGTTTTATCCAT GCGGGGCCATATGataatttgaatgatgttgCTGTGAAGATCCTGCAAAATGAAATTTCAACAGTTCCTATCATCCATTCGTCTTCTGAAGATGGTTCATTTCCACAGCTACTTCATCTTGCTTCACTTTCGGGGATCCTTAAAT GTATATGCAGGTATTTTAGGCATTGTTCTAGCTCATTGCCTATACTTCAACTTCCAATATGTGCAATTCCTGTGGGCACATGGGTGCCCAAAATTGGGGAGTCAAATCGCCGGCCGCTAGCGATGTTGAGACCTAGTGCTTCACTCACTTCGGCCCTAAACTTATTAGTTCAAG CTCAAGTAAGTTCAATACCAATAGTTGATGATAGTGACTCATTACTGGATATATATTGTCGGAG TGATATAACAGCTCTAGCAAAGGACAGAGCTTATACACATATTAACCTTGATGAGATGACTGTTCATCAG GCATTGCAGTTGGGCCAGGATTCTTATAATCCTTATGAGCTGAGAAGTCAAAGATGTCAGATGTGTTTGCGGACTGATCCGCTGCATAAAGTTATGGAACGGTTGGCAAACCCAG GTGTCCGGCGGCTTGTTATTGTGGAAGCTGGTAGCAAGCGTGTAGAAGGCATCATATCACTGAGTGACATATTCAAGTTCTTCCTTGGTTAG
- the LOC130710300 gene encoding cysteine-tryptophan domain-containing zinc finger protein 3-like, with translation MQGNNTTEACRYNKDVGGNIGFDFGYQIDERLQVALGHFIKEFEGGYISAESLGPKFGEYGSFMPTWERSPNLQSHPRTSQRHPKSPSNLHLEAPSHHSNAPLNMPPSMRLGTASHNAPPFHDLRAPLVDDSAKKDTRISSNAEIEKFTLKDDCAIKSEKITDQRALKLRIKVKSDILGKKNAAIYSGLGLDNSPSSSMGNSPEESEVMPPISKENPEESPTSIVRVMTSFTIPGGVLISPLHDSLLYLKKEKVLRDSRPMSSLSGHQEHCSMSTDESDSFAGNRDLLKKRRVGMVAQNEKQYINGNCSKNDMTLQQKKIFGNRTPDGKDFLSTDLKSTPLSSSICDAGEAAEVTGKGFKISKKVNKDGVEGRRVSVEAVKEDSLESISGQDFGKIGRQNTGNSVLKKVSEHKPEICQNNNASDLMNNRKYNALMISEKAECDQKGRAKSEGKNKSKGEWSPGKAMTATEKDSIGATNNSVITDKKSADIGVTGKNKMLKIKALKDNKTRDSLKEKKPEREVVGIDRAPISKAKINANLDNIEGKSTHRVKVKGNSSENKVVNQLLAGPGVEDAPGAYPIAENISTPEMVPPPPPAAPQIIEENWVCCDECETWRLLPMGLKPEQLPEKWLCSMLNWLPGMNRCDISEEETTNALYALYQIPISEGQNNMQSNPTRPETGVSSADAMQFDLNHKISSSDGMSARGKKKLGIKKKTTSEISSDMHQLSNTGKNNAQESGKNKSLIDVNQQLAGSNLLKKSSSKDSNGLKKSIEEKNTPEEKEEQLNGGDRSHVKLKRKVMTDQYSFGTPKKSRSEVVHSADKQLNPDMDFEKVGLNSRSCLPEKAGGKNMREHDEYCLSKDVLNKSVVPLKKGDQAQFSSDDGSLDVTNSGKNGSNKKRKSNDWLDNKKCNNPLSVQGDMGSGEESNASGFRKEKKRRVLNPEEKSIAEGDDILSRRGGMKQIFLSDSRDQMVVGTQVKNVDKSKQPRKLRKSVASYEDFGCFDSPGKDLDSGQLPLAATSSTSKISGSHKARNNLAGARGSPVESVTSSPLRTSNLDRRILAAGNTSEKVDSTKGAPSSMTSGRSSGNMVGKLSVKMKGRKLYDLPTQHGNWGNGSLHEDKMNKNDQENASWQKPGKITSLQGKEKNRRSGSEVRRDKMNMSASENGFSKKGVNYESAVALTPSHCASGTETRNDAKISSSDSRLKKVGNLSKKNSSRHWSNEAGKQTEPKQKDLENSVLKVGAQSGTSEKIISQQNQIHNTEEENKAITVHTGSRDGKAKILSSLENIAKMETSYVDSRTATESQKGDMSNGNPVHARNSAGVSCKVGVNRSSGNSTLDAQLTESSPVTTNSSQTAFSILEEARKLKDSADHYKNTGFEFESNETYFKAALKFLHGSSLVENCHSESSKLGEVDQIQIYATAAKLFESCAHKYDRCQEMVSAALAYKCMEVAYLRLVYCKHSSINRDRHELQSALQMVSQGESPSSSASDIDNLNNMVAVDKATLPRGPNTHVANNHVISARNRPNIGRLLDFTQDINFAMEASRKCQSTFMAAKLIMEEARNSDCMTSIRNVIDFSFQDVEEFVHLVLIATKAITRAGLGGTRD, from the exons ATGCAAGGCAATAATACTACTGAGGCATGCCGTTATAATAAGGATGTTGGAGGCAACATTGGCTTTGATTTTGGCTACCAAATT GATGAGAGGCTTCAGGTCGCTCTGGGCCATTTTATAAAGGAGTTTGAAGGTGGTTATATTTCTGCTGAGTCTTTGG GTCCAAAATTTGGTGAGTATGGCTCCTTTATGCCTACGTGGGAACGCTCTCCTAATCTTCAATCTCATCCAAGGACTTCACAAAGACATCCAAAATCTCCTAGTAATCTCCACTTGGAG GCTCCATCTCATCACTCAAACGCACCTTTAAATATGCCTCCTTCTATGAGGCTTGGAACTGCTTCTCATAATGCTCCTCCATTTCATGATTTAAGAGCACCTTTAGTAGATGACTCAGCGAAGAAGGACACAAGAATTTCTTCCAATGCAGAAATAGAGAAGTTCACTTTGAAAGATGATTGTGCAATTAAGTCAGAAAAAATTACTGACCAAAGAGCGCTGAAGTTGAGAATCAAAGTGAAATCAGATATCTTAGGAAAAAAGAATGCTGCAATTTATAGTGGACTTGGACTTGATAACTCTCCATCATCATCAATGGGGAACAGCCCTGAGGAGAGTGAAGTCATGCCACCTATATCTAAAGAGAACCCTGAAGAATCTCCAACTAGCATTGTTCGG GTTATGACATCCTTCACTATCCCTGGCGGTGTGCTAATATCACCTCTACATGACAGTCTGCTCTACTTGAAAAAGGAAAAGGTTCTAAGAGACAGCAGACCTATGTCTTCTCTTAGTGGTCATCAAGAACATTGTTCCATGTCTACTGATGAATCAGATTCTTTTGCGGGGAACAGAGATTTGTTGAAGAAGAGGAGAGTGGGAATGGTGGCCCAAAATGAAAAACAGTATATTAATGGCAACTGTTCCAAGAATGATATGACATTgcaacaaaagaaaatattcGGAAATAGAACTCCAGATGGTAAGGACTTTCTCTCTACGGACTTGAAATCCACACCTCTGTCAAGTTCAATTTGTGATGCTGGTGAAGCTGCTGAAGTTACTGgtaagggttttaaaatatccaAGAAGGTCAATAAGGATGGAGTGGAAGGCAGAAGGGTTTCCGTTGAAGCTGTGAAGGAGGATTCACTGGAGTCAATATCTGGTCAGGATTTTGGCAAGATCGGAAGGCAAAATACAGGAAATAGTGTTTTGAAAAAAGTTTCAGAGCATAAGCCAGAAATTTGCCAGAATAATAATGCTTCTGATCTTATGAATAATCGCAAGTACAATGCTTTGATGATTTCAGAAAAGGCTGAGTGTGATCAGAAAGGAAGGGCAAAATCTGAGGGCAAGAATAAGTCAAAAGGTGAATGGAGTCCTGGAAAAGCTATGACCGCCACAGAAAAAGATAGCATTGGGGCTACTAATAATTCGGTGATTACTGATAAAAAGAGTGCTGATATTGGTGTTACTGGTAAAAATAAAATGCTTAAAATAAAGGCATTGAAGGATAATAAGACCAGAGAttctttgaaagaaaaaaaaccagaGCGGGAAGTTGTTGGAATAGACCGAGCTCCTATTAGTAAGGCTAAAATAAATGCTAACCTTGATAACATTGAAGGAAAGAGCACACATAGGGTTAAAGTAAAGGGAAACTCAAGTGAAAATAAAGTGGTTAATCAGTTATTAGCTGGTCCAGGTGTAGAAGATGCTCCAGGAGCGTATCCTATTGCTGAAAATATATCAACTCCTGAGATGGTTCCACCGCCACCCCCTGCAGCACCTCAAATTATTGAAGAAAATTGGGTATGTTGTGACGAGTGCGAGACATGGCGGCTTCTGCCTATGGGTTTAAAGCCAGAGCAGCTTCCAGAGAAATGGCTGTGTAGCATGCTAAATTGGCT GCCTGGAATGAACCGATGTGACATCAGCGAGGAGGAGACAacaaatgcactttatgctttATATCAAATTCCAATTTCTGAGGGTCAAAATAACATGCAGAGCAATCCTACTAGACCTGAAACTGGAGTGAGCTCTGCTGATGCTATGCAATTTGACCTGAATCACAAAATATCCAGTTCTGATGGAATGTCTGCCCGAGGAAAGAAGAAACTAGGTATCAAGAAAAAGACTACGTCAGAAATAAGCAGTGACATGCATCAGTTGTCAAATACAGGAAAGAACAATGCTCAAGAATCTGGAAAAAATAAAAGCTTGATTGATGTCAATCAGCAGCTTGCAGGCTCAAATCTTTTGAAGAAATCTAGTTCTAAAGATTCAAATGGGTTGAAAAAATCGATAGAAGAGAAAAACACCCCTGAAGAGAAAGAAGAGCAATTGAATGGAG GTGACAGAAGTCATGTTAAATTGAAACGTAAGGTGATGACTGATCAATATAGTTTTGGGACCCCGAAGAAATCTCGGTCCGAAGTTGTTCACTCTGCTGATAAACAACTGAATCCTGACATGGACTTTGAGAAGGTGGGTCTAAATTCAAGGAGTTGTTTGCCGGAAAAGGCTGGTGGGAAGAATATGAGGGAGCATGATGAATATTGTTTATCCAAGGATGTACTGAACAAGTCAGTAGTTCCTCTAAAGAAAGGAGACCAGGCACAGTTCTCATCAGATGATGGGTCATTGGATGTAACAAACAGTGGTAAAAATGGTTCAAATAAGAAAAGGAAATCTAATGACTGGCTTGATAATAAGAAATGTAACAACCCATTGTCCGTGCAAGGTGATATGGGATCTGGTGAAGAGAGCAATGCAAGTGGATTTAGGAAAGAAAAGAAGCGTAGAGTTCTGAATCCTGAGGAAAAATCAATAGCTGAAGGTGATGATATATTGAGTAGAAGAGGTGGGATGAAGCAAATCTTCTTATCAGACAGCAGGGACCAAATGGTTGTTGGGACACAGGTGAAAAATGTTGATAAGTCCAAACAGCCGAGGAAGCTGAGAAAAAGTGTTGCTTCTTACGAAGATTTCGGTTGTTTTGATTCACCAGGCAAGGATTTGGACTCCGGACAACTTCCATTGGCAGCAACTTCAAGCACTTCTAAGATTTCAGGATCTCATAAAGCTCGAAACAACCTTGCAGGTGCAAGAGGCTCACCGGTAGAATCTGTTACCTCTTCACCTTTGAGGACCTCCAACCTGGACAGGCGTATTTTGGCAGCAGGGAACACATCAGAAAAAGTTGATTCTACAAAAGGTGCCCCCTCTTCAATGACTTCCGGAAGAAGTTCGGGTAATATGGTTGGAAAGCTATCAGTAAAAATGAAGGGGAGAAAGTTATATGACCTACCTACACAACATGGTAATTGGGGGAATGGTTCACTTCATGAGGATAAAATGAACAAGAATGATCAAGAAAATGCTTCTTGGCAGAAACCCGGAAAGATTACATCATTACAGGGTAAGGAAAAGAACAGAAGGTCTGGTTCTGAGGTTAGAAGGGATAAGATGAATATGTCAGCTTCAGAAAATGGTTTTTCCAAAAAGGGGGTAAACTATGAGTCAGCAGTAGCACTTACTCCTAGTCATTGCGCTTCTGGTACTGAGACTAGAAATGATGCTAAAATTAGCTCTTCTGATTCTAGACTCAAGAAAGTTGGCAACCTTAGTAAGAAAAATTCTTCAAGGCATTGGTCAAATGAAGCTGGAAAGCAAACTGAACCAAAACAAAAAGATTTGGAAAATTCAGTTCTGAAAGTGGGCGCTCAAAGTGGCACTAGTGAAAAGATTATCTCCCAGCAGAACCAGATTCATAACACTGAGGAAGAAAACAAAGCTATTACAGTACACACTGGATCAAGAGATGGGAAAGCCAAAATTCTCTCATCTTTGGAGAATATAGCAAAAATGGAAACATCATATGTGGATTCTAGGACTGCAACTGAGTCCCAAAAGGGAGATATGTCTAATGGGAATCCAGTCCATGCAAGAAATTCTGCTGGTGTCAGTTGCAAGGTTGGAGTCAATCGTAGTTCGGGAAATTCCACACTTGATGCCCAACTCACTGAGTCAAGTCCTGTGACAACAAATTCTAGCCAAACTGCATTTAGCATTCTGGAAGAAGCCAGAAAGCTAAAAGATTCTGCGGATCATTATAAG AACACTGGGTTTGAGTTTGAAAGTAATGAAACTTATTTTAAAGCTGCTTTGAAGTTTCTGCATGGATCATCACTTGTAGAAAATTGTCACAGCGAGAGTAGCAAGCTTGGGGAGGTGGATCAAATACAAATATATGCTACTGCCGCTAAACTTTTTGA ATCCTGTGCTCATAAATATGACAGATGCCAAGAAATGGTCTCAGCTGCTTTGGCATACAAATGCATGGAGGTGGCATACCTGAGACTTGTTTACTGTAAACATTCTAGCATAAACAGGGATCGGCATGAGTTGCAATCAGCTTTACAAATGGTTTCTCAAG